The region TCCGGGGGAATGCTTGGCAACCGCCTCGTACAACGCTTCGGTCACCGTCACGTTGTTATGGAAGTCACGTTTCGGATCTTCAATCGAAGCGCGGACACTGGCCGAACCGGCGCAGTGGATCACCCATGCCGGACGTTCCTTGGAAAGTATCATTCCCAGGCGCGCATCGGGCATGCGAAAGTGATAGCGTCGATCGACAACATGATCGGCGGGTGAATCGTTCGATCCGCTCAAGTAGATCAGTCGATCACAACTCGGCCGCAAGACCCGTCCGATCGTCGAACCAAGAAAGCCAGACGCACCCGTGACCAAAATGGTTTTCGGTGCCATTCATTTAGCCTTGCTTTCGAACTGCGACGGCGACGCCATAACCCAGTTCGCGGTACTTGGCCGAACTGAAGTCGGGGTTGTTTCCGACGACGCGATCCCAGACTTGCTCTAGGTAGCGATGCTGTGGATGGGTGATGTCATCGAGCACGATGACGCCACCGACCGCCAGTCGAGGCAGTACCGTTTCCAAGTCTGCTTGGGCACCGTCTTCGGAGTGGTCGCCATCAACGTTGATCAAGTCGAATTGATAGCCCGGATGATCGGCAAAGAATTGCGGAACGGTTTCGTGCGAATTACCCGAGATCAATTGCAGCGAACCGCGGTGTCCAAGGTTAGAAAGTTCTTCGGAGACAAAGTCGGCGCCGGGATTCGGCATTCCCGCATAGTTCTCCATCCAGAGGTCGAACCCCGTGATCGCACACTCGGGGGCAACCGAAGAGACCACGGCCAGACTTCGTCCGCGTCGGACACCGATTTCCAGGTACCGTCGCGGTCGCAGTAGTTTTGCCGACGCATGCAAGAATGTTAGCAAGTCCGCGTAGTGCCAATCACGACCAAAGTTGGCTCGACCGGTGTCGTAGTAGCCTTTCAGAAACTGCAAGTAATCGTCGTCTGTCAGTCGATCCATCATCTGGCGAATTTCGCCGAGCGTTTGATCGCTGGTTGCCATCCGAACGATTGTCTGTGCGCTGATTTGAACCGGTTCGAGCCATTGGGTCCCGGCGGTCGTATAAACCGTTCGGCAAGCGGCACCGCCGGCGGCTTGGTCACATCGCAGGATTTCGTTTTCGGTCTGCAGCATCGTATGGAATCCGTTCCAGGGTATTCGCTTGTGGTCAAACATCGCTCGACGGCTCAAAAATCCTCTCTCGGATCAGTCTAAGCAGTTGAACACGAAAGATTCGGCTTAAGTCATTTCACTCTCCCATTGGGAGAGTCGGGCCTTCAGGCCCGGAGAGGGCACCCTCCCCGGCCGTTTGCTCGTCCGACCCTCCCGCAAGCGGGAAGGTGTTATCCAGATGTTTAAACCCAAAGACTCGTGTTTGCCTGCTTAGCGAGCACGCGCAACGAGCCCCCACCGTAGCAATGAGGGTGAATTCCAAGCAAGGGAGATTTAGGGCCTGCGATTTGCTTTCAATCGACTGGGAGACCTTCAATTTCCAAACGTGCTTTGGATCATCACGTACATTTTTCCTTCGTTGTCGGAAGGCTCTAGATCGAACATTCGCAGGTAAAGACGACCTGATTTCTTATTAACAAACTTTTCGCCGGGCTTGATCGGGAATGGCTTTCCGGACTCTAGTTCAGCCGGTGAGTTGGCGATCACGCCGATCAGCGTACCAATTTTAATGCGTGAATCACGCGGTCGCTGTTTGTCGGGAATCTCCAAACCTTCCGGGCCGGTTTCTAAAACCACTTTCCAAGTCCCGCGGACTTCGATGTGAACCGGCATGTCTGCTTGCAGCGTCACGCCGCTGTCCTGCCATCCGTCGGCGGCTTCCACGTTGACCAGCTTGCGATCCTTCATCGTTTGCATTTGCATGATTCGATTCAGGCCGGCTTCTGCTTCGGCATGGTTGGGGACCAATCGCACCATCGCCTCAAAGACTTCGCGGGCTCGATCGAACTGCTTTTTTCGCTCGTATTCGCCCGCTAGTTTATCCGCTTTGATGATGAATTCTCGGTGCAAACTCAGTAACTCGGGATCACTGGGGAGTTCTGGCTGATTCGCCGCCGCTTGCTGCAATTGGAGCTGGTAGTTGCGTTTAGCCTGTTCCTGCTGTCGCTGTAGACGTTTCATCGAAGACGTTTGGGCGACACACTGATTCGCCACGCAGAACATGATCGCGATACAAAACAAAGAAAGGCCGCAAAGCCGAAACGACAGCGAAACCATTAGACAAACCCGAACTCAGAAGAAAACACGAACGCCGAACTCAAAATCACCGCCGATGGTGCACTACACCGGACAACGCACCGGCAAGCCTACCTCAAAAACGACCTTACCGGCCAAGATGTACCCATTTAGCCGTTTGACCGATCGCTAGTCATCTTCGGTCGCGCGACGCTAATGCAACTCGTTTAGATCCAATCGGTAGAGGACTTGATTGTAATCGTGCCGTGGAGTTGGCTCGGCGGTTTTTGAAAACGTGTGAGTATAAGTCGCCTCGAAGAGTAATTCGGGCGAGTCTTCGGCGACAAATTCGGGATGCAACTGCGGATTGTAAAACGTGTAACGGTGATGGGTCACGACATGAATCGCGTTCGCCCAAGGCCCCAACGGCGAGTCTGATTCGGCATACCAGATCTCGCCCAGGTGAGATGTCTCGCCACCGAGTTGTGTGAATACCGTCACCCATTTTTTGCGATAGCCGTTCCAGGCGATGGAACCACGGTGGGGACGAATCTGTTGTCGATTGTCGGCGGATGGAATTGTTGTCTGTGGTAAAAGGGGTTCCCAGGAGCTCGGATCGAACCACGCTTCGAATGTGGCTCGGCAGCGAAGGCTGGGCAGCGGATCACCAAACAAGATCCAACGTATGCCATCGGCGTCTTCCCAGAGAACCGAGTGACCTTGGGGCAGTGCGTCGGGTTTCGGTTTACCGGAATCCAATCGCCAAATCGATTTTGTTGCGGCAAAACGCTTTTGGGATTCATCCCACACGCACAGCCCGACCTCTGATTCAGTCAGGGGGGGCTTGATTTTTGAATAGGTCGCTACCAATCGATCGGAGCCATCGTTTGCTCGTAAACTTGCGTACCCCATCAGCCAAGTCGGGCCATCACCAGGCATCTCGGCGATATTGCGAGGTCTACCATTCTGGTCGGTAATGTATTCGTATCGCAGCTTGATGGGTGGTTTCCAATCAGTTCGATTCCAAATGGGAGTGGTCGCTCCGATCGATTGAAAGAGGCCAAGCGGATACCGGGCGAGTGTGGTATCGCCCCAGGCCCAGTGTATCCGCCCACGGTGCACGACGTTTTGAACGCTATCGCACCCAAGGATTGATTGCTCGCGCCACTCCGTATGTTCGCCGAACGATTGGCTTTCGGCGAATAAACCACCACCGGTAATCCGGCCCAGTCGCTTTGCCGGTAATTCTCGTTTGACTTCAACGGTCAGTTCGCCACCCGGAGTCGGAGTCAGACGCACTCCGCGGTAGCCGAAAGCGTCTTTAGGGACGTTGTAACCATGACCTTCGATGTGAAACCAAACAGGCTCATCCATCAATTCAGGTAGATCGAATGCAATCACCCCCGCGTTGTCGGACACAAACCGGATCCCATGCGTGGTTCGTAATTCGACCAAGGGTACAGGCCACCGGTTCTCCGAATCGATCACTCGGATTCGGCATGGCTCCCTCGCCAATGCCAACTGACCGAACAGGATCATGACCAGGGCGACTCCGCCGATCCGCCATTGAAAGCCGTATCGATCGCATCGCAGGGTAAGACGAAAAAATTTCATGCGTGATCCACCGCCAATTGAGGTATCCGTAGAGAGGGAGTTGGCCGACGCATCGTACGGATTCGCCGACTCGGTCGCTTCGCCCTTGCAAGGCAGTTTACATCGGTAGAAAATTCAGTAGATACCCGAATACAGGTACATTCAAGTTCGCGAGTCGCTGGCTTGAATCGCAGGGCAACGGTTCTAGGCTTTGTTGACGTTTGCCCGATGCGATCACATTTAACACAATGAGTTCGGAAAGCGTTTCAAAGCCGATGTTCATTGACGTTCATTGGCAGACGATTTTTAAAAGTCAATTTGCATGTCGATGAGCATGAGACAAATCAAACAAACGTGGTGTTTTGGCCTGATGCGTTTTTCAATCCATTGTGATTCTTTTCGCGTGATCGCGGCAGGCGCGTTGTTGGTGTCCCTTGTTGCAGGATCGCCGTACACGAACGCCGATGGGGGACCGCAGGATCATTCGTTCGAGCTTCCCGGTATCGATGATTCGGTTGTCAAATTGACCCGCCGATCGGCATCGCCGGTGAACGTGATTTTTCTCGTTGGTACCGAATGTCCCCTGGTCAAGATTTATGCAAGCCGAGTTTCAAAGACGGTGCAGGAGATCAACCGGTCTCACCCCAAGCATTCACCTGCCGTCCGCCTGATTGGTTTGTGTAGCACTGTTCAGGATTCGATCGACGACCTTCAGGCGTTCGCCGACGATCAGCAAATCGAATTTACTCTTGCGAAAGATTTTGACGGAAGCGTCGGAAAGCGACTTGGCGCGACGCGGACTTCCGAAGTCCTTGTCCTCGATCAGGATCTTGCCATTCGTTACCAAGGCCGCGTCGACGATGAATATGAACCGGGCGTTTCGAGGACGAAGGTTACTCGACACGATTTACGACAAGCCATTGACGAAATCCTTGCCGGTCGGCCGGTCTCGGTTCCGGTGACCAAGCCGGTCGGCTGTCTGATCGGCTACGCCACCGAAGGTCCCGTGACGACAGAACTGACCTACACTCGTGACATTGCACCGATCTTGGATCGGCAATGCAACGAATGTCATCGCCGAGGGGACATCGGTCCGTTTGCCCTGACCGACTATGCCGAAGTCGTCGGTTGGGGGCCGATGATGGTCGAAGTGATCGACGAGCAACGGATGCCGCCATGGCATGCGGACCCAAAGTTTGGCACGTTTGTCAACGCGCGACACATGCCCGATTCTGAGAAACAGATGGTGAGAGACTGGGTTGACGGTGGGATGCCGTACGGCGACCTCACCGATCTGCAAAAAGAAACAAGCCCGGCGTCACTGGCAATTGCCGACGACGGGAGTGAATGGCAGTTCTCTCGTGAACCCGATTTGATTGTTTCGATGTCGGACCATTCGTTCGAAGTTCCGGCCGACCAGTCCGTCGACTACCAATACTACGTCGTCGATCCTGGATTTAAAGAAGACACCTGGGTCGTTGGGACCGAAGTGCAACCCGGGAATCGTTCTGTCGTTCATCATTGTATCGTCTTTATTCGACCGCCCGACGATGCCAACTTTCGAGGCGTCGGTTGGCTGGGTGCCTATGTTCCAGGCCAGCGGGGAGCCGAGTTTCCCGAAGGATATGCCCGCCGAATTCCTGCAGGGTCAAAGTTGGTTTTTCAAATGCACTACACCCCCACGGGGACCAAGCAAACGGATCAAACCCGGATTGGGCTTCTGCTCGGCAAGGAAGAGAACGTCACTCACGAAATTATTACTCTAACCGCAATAAATAGCGAGTTCGAGATTCCGCCAAACGCCCAAGACCACGCCGTTCGAGCTTCCATCAGGCGACTT is a window of Roseiconus lacunae DNA encoding:
- a CDS encoding class I SAM-dependent methyltransferase translates to MLQTENEILRCDQAAGGAACRTVYTTAGTQWLEPVQISAQTIVRMATSDQTLGEIRQMMDRLTDDDYLQFLKGYYDTGRANFGRDWHYADLLTFLHASAKLLRPRRYLEIGVRRGRSLAVVSSVAPECAITGFDLWMENYAGMPNPGADFVSEELSNLGHRGSLQLISGNSHETVPQFFADHPGYQFDLINVDGDHSEDGAQADLETVLPRLAVGGVIVLDDITHPQHRYLEQVWDRVVGNNPDFSSAKYRELGYGVAVAVRKQG
- a CDS encoding thioredoxin domain-containing protein, with amino-acid sequence MRQIKQTWCFGLMRFSIHCDSFRVIAAGALLVSLVAGSPYTNADGGPQDHSFELPGIDDSVVKLTRRSASPVNVIFLVGTECPLVKIYASRVSKTVQEINRSHPKHSPAVRLIGLCSTVQDSIDDLQAFADDQQIEFTLAKDFDGSVGKRLGATRTSEVLVLDQDLAIRYQGRVDDEYEPGVSRTKVTRHDLRQAIDEILAGRPVSVPVTKPVGCLIGYATEGPVTTELTYTRDIAPILDRQCNECHRRGDIGPFALTDYAEVVGWGPMMVEVIDEQRMPPWHADPKFGTFVNARHMPDSEKQMVRDWVDGGMPYGDLTDLQKETSPASLAIADDGSEWQFSREPDLIVSMSDHSFEVPADQSVDYQYYVVDPGFKEDTWVVGTEVQPGNRSVVHHCIVFIRPPDDANFRGVGWLGAYVPGQRGAEFPEGYARRIPAGSKLVFQMHYTPTGTKQTDQTRIGLLLGKEENVTHEIITLTAINSEFEIPPNAQDHAVRASIRRLPERGELLAIAPHMHLRGKSFRVFAEPIMSSPDSHASDNPGRSEILLSVPHYDFNWQHVYAFADPLPLSSVDKIWFEATFDNSSSNPFNPDPAAAVFWGDQTDEEMAIGFFEVSIPRQPIAQRTRTVKAKPDSPQLNDEERRRAKQFAEQYIHRWDANRDGKLVSEELPKSIARFGMDQLDRNRNGVLETDEIERLYQQHLKKPASR